A stretch of Onychomys torridus chromosome 2, mOncTor1.1, whole genome shotgun sequence DNA encodes these proteins:
- the Rbp7 gene encoding retinoid-binding protein 7, giving the protein MPADLSGTWNLLSSDNFEGYMLALGIDFATRKIAKLLKPQKVIEQNGDSFTIHTYSSLRNYLVKLKVGEEFEEDNKGLDNRRCTSLVTWENDRLTCVQKGEKKNRGWSHWMEGGQLHLEMFCEGQVCKQTFQRA; this is encoded by the exons ATGCCAGCAGACCTCAGTGGCACCTGGAACCTTCTCAGCAGCGACAACTTCGAGGGCTACATGCTGGCCCTGG GTATTGACTTTGCAACTCGTAAGATTGCCAAGTTGCTGAAGCCACAGAAGGTGATTGAACAAAATGGGGATTCCTTTACCATCCACACGTACAGCAGCCTAAGAAACTATCTCGTTAAACTCAAAGTTGGAGAAGAATTTGAGGAAGATAACAAAGGTCTGGATAACAGAAGATGCACG AGCTTGGTTACCTGGGAGAATGACAGACTCACTTGTGTACAGAAAGGGGAGAAGAAGAACAGAGGTTGGAGCCACTGGATGGAAGGGGGCCAGCTCCACCTG GAAATGTTCTGTGAAGGCCAGGTATGCAAACAAACATTCCAGAGAGCCTGA